One window of Gloeothece citriformis PCC 7424 genomic DNA carries:
- a CDS encoding PEP-CTERM sorting domain-containing protein: MKQNLYFLGTTLISGLASVGLAVQPIQAANISVTGTNGNWLIGEFDFVPADENSFGIDSFSIDTVVIAEAATDLGLFDIQLELTDFTPNSTVPLAIGKYILNWSNATWTGFNIGIGTGLGSGYTPLDPSSGFEIITQTLDGLPTPLDVAFFSFDGEFGFAQNSLSGNNLSFFNGTVIPTTPDGDELSNVTVPLFVLNVPTDANGNAIFTIRQNAVPEPLTIVGVGTALGFGSFFKRQQGKNPKKNKTKTIA, from the coding sequence ATGAAACAAAATCTTTACTTTTTAGGAACTACCCTGATAAGCGGACTCGCCTCTGTTGGTTTAGCGGTTCAACCCATCCAAGCCGCTAACATTAGCGTAACAGGAACTAATGGAAATTGGTTGATTGGCGAATTCGACTTTGTGCCTGCTGATGAAAATTCTTTCGGTATAGATTCTTTCAGTATAGATACTGTCGTAATTGCCGAAGCAGCTACTGACTTAGGTCTTTTCGATATACAACTTGAACTGACAGACTTTACCCCCAATAGCACTGTCCCCCTTGCTATAGGGAAATACATTCTCAATTGGAGTAATGCTACCTGGACGGGCTTCAATATTGGCATCGGGACAGGATTAGGCAGTGGATATACTCCTTTAGATCCTAGCAGTGGATTTGAGATTATAACACAGACCCTTGACGGTTTGCCCACACCCTTGGATGTGGCCTTTTTTAGCTTTGATGGTGAATTTGGTTTTGCTCAGAATAGCCTTTCTGGAAATAATCTTTCTTTCTTTAATGGCACTGTTATCCCTACTACTCCTGATGGAGACGAACTAAGCAATGTAACAGTTCCATTGTTTGTATTAAATGTCCCTACCGATGCTAACGGAAATGCTATCTTTACTATACGTCAAAACGCAGTTCCCGAACCTTTAACAATAGTCGGTGTCGGAACAGCTTTAGGTTTTGGCTCTTTCTTCAAACGTCAACAGGGTAAAAACCCGAAGAAAAATAAGACAAAAACCATTGCTTAG